Genomic window (Leptospira bouyouniensis):
AGCTCGTCGTATGCAAACAAATTGCGAATACTATGAGGAAATGGGAGAGATTCTACCTTATATCAAAAACTTGAAAAAAGAACTCCCAATCAAAGACGAAATCTACATGGTGAAAGCCGTCTAAATCATAATTGGCGTGTTGTTTCCCAGGTTACCTCGCGCCTTCGCTCGTAAATTTCACAAAACTGAAAATAAAAAAGAACGGACGATTCAGGGTCAATTCCTGATCCCCGTTCCTGCGGGCAGCGTTATTTCTGAATCCTATCCAACGAGAGTTACACATGGGCAAGTTATGCTTTCCCATAACGGAACTAAGGTGCTGGCTCCTGTCAATGGAGTCGCAACTTTAACGGCAGATCAAAAATTCTTTCAAATCAAACAAGATGGTTCTTGGTCCACTAATTCCATTTATCAATTTCAAAGTTATGATTTTAGTACGTTAATAGATGCGTTTGATGAAGGAGCTCTGGCGTCTCTTGATATTCAGGATATGCCACTTAAGGATTATTTTTTAAAATATAAATCAAATTCAAACTTTCAAATTGTTTTATCTCCATTCTCTCGTTACCAACATTTAGATTTTGAAGAAATGATCTTAACTTCAATGAAAGAAGCATATGTAAGTTTCATTGAATTACTAAAAACAATTTTTCCAAAAGTTGAAGTCACAAATTTTTTTGAAATACCAACGTTGAAGTTTGAACACCCGAATGGGATTCCCGAATATTTTTTGCACAAACAATTCCAGTGGGATGTAACAAAAGCAAAAAAAGCACTACAGTCAAATTCGGTTTTATATTTGGGAGCAGAAACTATTTATCATATTTTGCGTAAGTTATATTTTGGTGAACCATTCACCAAACGACACTTAGCTGTTTTTTTAGTAGATCGAAAAGGACGAATGGATTTAGAACCACGTCAGTTTTTTTTGACCAATGGACAATCGTTAGCTTTTATTCCAAACAATATGGATAAACGATATAAAATTGCTTCTTTTGATACAGTTTTTGAAGCTATCCAACCCATGGATGTAAATTCACTTGGTTACTTTAATATTTATGATCATTATTCGATTACTTTATATGAAAAACTCCCAGCTGTTCGAAAAGAGTTTAGTTGTATTGATTGTATGGAGTGTAATCATTACTGTCCAACGCAAACAAATCCTTTTCAATTGATTAAAGGAAAAATAGAAGAATTCGATAAAGATAAATGTGTTAGTTGTGGGATTTGTACTGTGTACTGTCCTTCTGGAATTGATATTCGAAAACGAATAGAAGAGGTTGTTTAATAAAAATTTATATGTTAAAAAACCTTTATATACTTTCGGAAAATAGTTGGGGAATCAAATCCTCTGAAATCTTTGCTGATTTCTTTTATTTTTTAACATTGATCGGTTTTTTCGGTTATTCGGTAGGATTTGTAACACCACTCCCAATTCTACCTATCATCATCGCATCGACATTTACCCTGATTTATTTGGGATTTTGTATTCGGATGAAACAATCACCCTATTGGCTGGGACTGATAGCTCAATTATTATTAGTTTTGTTAATTTTGCCATCTGTATGGTTAAGTCCAGTATTGTTATCATTTGCTTTGTTGTTCACTTACTTGTTTCATTATTATCTCATCCAATATTATTCTTTAAGGATTCCAATTTTCTGCTTAGCAATTTTGTTTTTGTTCCTTTTTGATACTGCGTTTTCTTTGATGGGGCAACAGTTCCGGTCCGAATACACTTTGTCATCTTTGGCAGGAATTCCTCTCGAATCATTGTTCCTTCCAATGACATTACCATGGGGATCTATCGAATCCTCAAATACAAAAGTTTTCCTTTCCATCGCAGAGAGTTTGGGAGTATTTTTATTAGTAACAGTCGCATGGGTTTCTTTTCGAAGAACCATTTTGATAAGTTTCTTTGTGTGTTGGTATGTTTTATTCTTATGTTGGGGATTTGGTGCGAACTTAAGTGGCTTTTCTTGGAATCTTTCCTATGCTTCATTGGCCTTTTTTCTACAATTAGCTCCAGGTAGATATTTTTACGGATCCTTTTATGTGACAATTGTCAGCTTTGTTATTTTAATCCCTATCGCTTTTTTTGTAGGAAAAATGGGGATAAGTGCTATATGGATAGTGGTAGTTTTTTTTCTAATAGAATCCTTATTTGTTAGGGTTTTTCTTGGAAAATAAGTCGAGTTTGGAAATGTGGGAGTAAGTAATACCAAATGAATCAACTTCTGGAGATTCTGGACCCAAAAAATATCATTTTCGACTTTAAAGCATCCACGAAAGAAGATGCAATTCGAAAGATGATTTCTCATCTGGTCACCACACAAACATTAGAGGCTATACATGAGGAAGAAACTGTATCTTCCTTAATGAATCGCGAAAAATCGATGTCGACTGGTATTGGAAGTGGAGTTGCAATTCCTCATTGTTCTGTTCATTATGTTAATGAACTCAAGTGTGCAATGGCAATTTCACCTGGTGGTATTGATTTTGATGCATTAGACCATGGACTAGTACAGATCTTTATCATGTTGATCGTTCCCAAAAACAAATTTCAGGATCATATCAAAACTCTAGCTTTAATTGCAAAAACTTTAAACATTCCTGAAGAAAGAGAAAAACTGATCAAAGCCAAAAATTTCGAAGAAATCCAAAAGGCATTCCTCTCGAAAAGTTAATGTTGTGAAGTCGGAAGTATTCCGTTTTCTTTATTATCTTTTGCTATTGTCACTCGTGAGTAGTTTTGTCTCAGAGTTTCATACCAAGGACAAATCATATTTATATGCGGATTCGGGAATCTCAAGTGTAAATTCAAATCAAACTAACGTATTTCAATCGTATATTGATTTTTGGAAAAGAATTTTATTTGAGTCAGGTGGTTCAACACAAAACGGCGAAACGGTATATGGGCATATTGGTAACCGTTTTTTTGCAACTTTCCATTTAGCAATCTTTAGTATACTATTTGGTTCCATTTTTGCATTTGGATCATCGTTACTTACAATTTACCTACGATCAAAAAGATTATATAATTTTCTATATTTTATCTCTAATTTTATTTTATCGACACCCGTTTTTATCGTCGCCATACTTTTGTTAATTGTATTTTTTTATAAATTAGAATGGTTTCCTCCTGGAGGATATGAAACGGGAAATACTTATTTCATTGTTTTACCTGGAATAACATTAGGTTCTAGAATTTTTTCCAGGTTAACTCTCTATTTATTACCAGAAGTAGTAAAAGAATCGAAATCAAAATACACACAATTATTATTAACTAGATCTTACCCATGGAGTCATATTGTTGGCATAG
Coding sequences:
- a CDS encoding ATP-binding protein — its product is MLSHNGTKVLAPVNGVATLTADQKFFQIKQDGSWSTNSIYQFQSYDFSTLIDAFDEGALASLDIQDMPLKDYFLKYKSNSNFQIVLSPFSRYQHLDFEEMILTSMKEAYVSFIELLKTIFPKVEVTNFFEIPTLKFEHPNGIPEYFLHKQFQWDVTKAKKALQSNSVLYLGAETIYHILRKLYFGEPFTKRHLAVFLVDRKGRMDLEPRQFFLTNGQSLAFIPNNMDKRYKIASFDTVFEAIQPMDVNSLGYFNIYDHYSITLYEKLPAVRKEFSCIDCMECNHYCPTQTNPFQLIKGKIEEFDKDKCVSCGICTVYCPSGIDIRKRIEEVV
- a CDS encoding PTS sugar transporter subunit IIA codes for the protein MNQLLEILDPKNIIFDFKASTKEDAIRKMISHLVTTQTLEAIHEEETVSSLMNREKSMSTGIGSGVAIPHCSVHYVNELKCAMAISPGGIDFDALDHGLVQIFIMLIVPKNKFQDHIKTLALIAKTLNIPEEREKLIKAKNFEEIQKAFLSKS
- a CDS encoding ABC transporter permease produces the protein MKSEVFRFLYYLLLLSLVSSFVSEFHTKDKSYLYADSGISSVNSNQTNVFQSYIDFWKRILFESGGSTQNGETVYGHIGNRFFATFHLAIFSILFGSIFAFGSSLLTIYLRSKRLYNFLYFISNFILSTPVFIVAILLLIVFFYKLEWFPPGGYETGNTYFIVLPGITLGSRIFSRLTLYLLPEVVKESKSKYTQLLLTRSYPWSHIVGIEIFLKVLPVTLILLVLDFGSLLSGAMVVEEIFFFPGVGKSLYYSIKSMDTYLLSTLLMYSGIIFYILNRIGFHLQNYLSGEYQNAP